GCCCTATTGAAGGACCGGAAGAGTACAACCATTTACCTGTTCGGGCGGCCATTGCCATCATTCTCGATCGTCTGTTGGGAATCCGCTCTTAACGATTAGAATTTCCGCCAGATGCTGAAACGACATTTATTGAAATAACGTGTTTTATTAAACTATAGTTATATTGCAAAGAGGAGTTGGGTTGATGAATCTGATTGATCAAATTGAAGCCAAGGAATTAAAAAAAGAAGTCGCTGATATTCACATTGGCGATACGGTAAAAGTACACATGCGTATCGTCGAGGGAGAAAAAGAACGCATTCAGATAATCGAAGGAATCGTTATCAGAATGCACGGCGGCGGCGCACGAAAAACCTTAACGGTCAGAAAGATTTCTTTCGGTGTCGGTGTGGAGAGAATCTTCCCGATGCATTCCCCCAGGGTGGAGAAAATAGAAATCGTCAAACGCGCCAAGGTGCGTCAGGCCAAGTTGTATTACTTGCGAGAACTCAG
The Nitrospinota bacterium genome window above contains:
- the rplS gene encoding 50S ribosomal protein L19; translated protein: MNLIDQIEAKELKKEVADIHIGDTVKVHMRIVEGEKERIQIIEGIVIRMHGGGARKTLTVRKISFGVGVERIFPMHSPRVEKIEIVKRAKVRQAKLYYLRELRGKAARLKEIRPKKNAAMAKKSKAKSATS